In Enoplosus armatus isolate fEnoArm2 chromosome 12, fEnoArm2.hap1, whole genome shotgun sequence, the DNA window GTTATGAAATCACTGTGGGATTCACTGAGAATCAGAAAGAATTATGTGGTTTCCCTCAGTATTAAGTTCATTCTCATTGAATAAGTTCCCATATGTAACTCACTAATATGAGAAAGCTGTTAATTTGTCACTGTGCATCAGTATATTGATGGCTAAATCTGAATAGTGAAACTGCCAAAGGGCTCCCTTGAAGGACATTTAGTGGTTAGTTTTCCTTAAGTTTGAACTTGCAATCTTTAATGTTTCAcgctaaagaagaagaaaccacTTGTGCTGTGGGTCTCTAAGACAGGGAGGGTGTCAATGTCAGAGAGATATACTGTATGAGCCCACAGCCTTAGTGCTGtctttacatttactgtaccaTGCAACTCAAGGGGTAGAAAGCTGTAGCTGTGTGCAAATTTTACCTGATGGGAACCAGGAAGAAGCATCCTGTTCTGTTTCACTAAGGAAGCGCAGACGGTTCAGTTACGTCAGCAAGCCCTGCaggtgtgcttttttttctagtACCTTCAGAGGACACGGTTTCTGTTTGAGGAGGCCTTCATGCCTAATGCCTCCAGTCCTGCTCCAAGGCTTCTGTCTGCATTTATCATGACTTTTCAGTTGAACAGTGTAGAGCTGTGGGACATGAGGGAAGTGCTCTCACAGTCAGTGTAAGTATGCAGTTGGCATGTTGGTTCTTTGCAGTTCACTTATCCATGACCTCAACCAGAGTGGTAAAAGACTCACAAACACTTATATTTCATGACACAGCATGAAAGAGTACATGCGAACTGATGCCTTTTTTCAAATTATTTGCTCTGTTCTTatagctttgtctgtctgttgtatgtgtgtgtgtgtgtgtgtgtgtgtgtgtgtgtgtgtgtggacgcgACTGAGGATTCTGACATGATAGTAACAAAAAGTTGGGATCATAAAGATGGAGctgaatgaattattaatggCCAATCACTGATGATGTCTCCAAAAGCTGTGAAAATGCGCAAAATCTTACTCCTTATCACACATTTATAGCTTGCAAATTATCCAAGCGTGCCTAAGGGGAGATAAGGGAATTTGTAAGATCAGCAAAATAAGTCTTTGAAGCAAGCAGATTTGTTCCTTTACACCAGTACAGACACAATTTTACACGGTGCATCATTGCCTCAGAAGTTTTACTTCTGTGACTAAAACAAGGACTGAGGAAATTCTTTATCATAATAACACAGCAGCTACACAAAGGGGACATGAAAAAGACTAAATTTAGGACTGATACTTTTCTGTTTCACACCGATATACTCAGATCAGTGACTGCATATTTGCAGACAGTGAAGTGAAATAAGCTCTCTGTAAGTAAATAACTAGACCATGGCACCATAAAACAGGGTTACACTCCTCGGGTTAATATCTGGGCCTTTTATCACTTATTCCTCTTCATGCTTCAAAAGGAGGCCTTGTTCTTTGGATCCACCATGGCAGTAATTCTTAAATGCCATGCTTTCAAATACTGTTTGCTCTGATCACAGTTGGCAAACTAACCTGTTTATACTGATAATGTGTAGTGATCTCATTGGCTGTAGTCTGTGGTTTCATCCAATCAGGGAATCAACCAAAACCTACAAGTCACTGTGACTGCACTACTGGTAATGTCAATATTGACATCATGGACAGGTACAGTGTACTCTATGAGATCATTACAACTTCTCCACATCACATTCAGTCATGGTAAATGAAGCGTTATTAAGACCCGTCACCATCATTTTCTAATAATCAACTTGAAGCATTAGGATCTCCTTCACAACCTGGagtaatacaaaaaaacatttccatatgtATGCCAGTTTTTGGTGCTGTCTTTAGATAAACATACTCTGACTATAATGCAAAGACTAGCAGAAAGCATTTGATGAATGACctaatacagaaaaaaaaatttgtttcCCTGCAGATTGTTTGGGTCATGTTGCTTAGTGCTGCTCAAAAAGTAGAACATGAAATGTGCATTTTGGTGGTGGCGATTCCCATGAGCGCTCTGGCATTTCCTCAAAGCTTACCTAACAAACCACACGGATCCACTGTGGTCAATGGATTTAACACAAACATGCCTACAGCTGTGTTTAAATTCAAGGGCCCTCACGCTAAactcagtggaaacaggataCAGTGGATAGACAGACACCGCCACCTGGTGGTATGATGGCtggttcattaaaaaaaacggCACAGATCAAACATGGGAAAGTAGGATTTATTCAATGCCATTATTACAAATTTATAAAATGCTAATGTTCTGTAAGAAAAGCATCATGTAAAGGAATTCACACTGTTGGAATCTATTAGAAATACATTCAatttcttaaaaaatatataatgcaTTTTAACACTCCACTGAGCCTGGTCATGAttgtaaagtattttttttatcttcttagTGCTTTTTATAactgtttaaaataaacaaactgtttaGAAGATCTGGTAAATATATCAGGTGTGATACATGAGTCCCCATCAACAACAAAAGGGGAATTTATggcaacacaaagaaaaataaagagtgaATTGGCAGACTTGGTTGGGgtgaagaagcagcagaagccaTAATACATGAAGTGCAGGGGTATTACCAGTGCCTtgtgcaaataaaatcaaaatgcagACTTATAGTTTAGCTTTGATAAAAATGCTAGATGCTCAAATAACCTATTGTTTATTGTTCTCCTCCTGAGGTGAAGATGATCTGTCTTGATTTCAGTCATGAGTTTCCTTGCTAGAGGGATGGTTGTGTTGTACTCTAATGTCAAAGTCTGGGATTGCAGAGCATGAGGATGTTTTTCCAGGCACTAGTTTTGCATCTGTAAAACTGTTCCATTTGCAAACAAAAAAGCCCCAACAGATTAAGCGTATGAATCAGAAAATGGAGGTTAcatttatgtgtaaaaaaaaacattctctaagccttttaaaaaaggtattttaAAGTGTATATGAGAGAAGAGGTTAGAATTTATGGAGGCAGAAGTATGATCAAAAATACAATGTTCATAATgtaaaaatgaggaaaaaaagaaattaggaaaaaaagaaaatcacctCTATTGGTACTGCAAAGGAATGGAAGACCTTAATGTTGGCGGCCTCATTCTCTGGAGGCATTTACATTGAGTTAGACTTCCATAAATATCGGAAGAGGATGGACCACGGACCAGAGGACAGGGACTCTGTAAACATGAAGACATTCTGCTTACAAGACACTTGGTCTTGTGCAGGGTTTTAAAGTGGCATCAGACCCATGGGTGGGGGCAGAGATAGGGCTTGAATTCATGTCTGTGCAAGGCCCCGGGGATGCCAGGTTTCCATTTGCTATGACTGGTCACTTGGTGATGGTAGGACAGGAATACTTGAAAACATGTCAGTTGCTCTTGAGCAGGTCAATGCATCCCTGCAATAGAGTCACATTGTTCTGTGGAGACaggagaaaatgtattaaaaaccCTGAATAAACCGAATGAGCGCAATGagtcattttgaaaagaaacaaggaCACTGTGGCATGTAAACACCATCAGCATGCCCAGGTTTCTGTTCCCTGTCTTGCAcctaaaaacacaagcaaatctTCATCTCATGGATCTTGTtctcattgttattattattattattattggcaatgacagagaaagaagaaggttCAAGAAGGTTCTCAAATGCTTGCAAAGCAATTATGTATATAGGGATATGGATAATATGGatagtgaaaagaaaaaacatttaatttttttattttaaaggaatatttattttctaatttcatctacatatacatacaagggctatctcacacacacacacacacacacacacacacacaaccccatGCAGCAGTCAGCTGTATTGTGCTGCTTACCTTGGCGTGTTTTATCTCAAGCTCAGCCATCTCTATGAGGTTCTTCCTGAAGGCCACAACACGCCTGCCCTTGAAACTGGTGAGTTCTATGAGGATAACATTgtccagttaaaaaaaaaagggcctgCACAGTGCATGCCATTTCACCCACAAAGAAACAAGTATAGAATGAGGCTGCATCTCTTATGCACGGATGCACAAACCTTTCTTCCCAGACTCTGAGAGCTTGTCAAATTTCTGCAGGCACTGCTGCTGGTGCTCCTCTGCCTGGGGAATGTCCTTGCTCTTCAGTCGAGCCTTATCCAAAGCCTTGTTAGAGTTCTCATAGTCAGCTAATGCCCGGGCTCGCCTGTACAGAAGGTCCTGACATGTTCCAGATAgtttaaaatgagaaatataGGAATGAATAGGAAACCTAAAGAAAGTGCACTTGAAACGTTTTAGAGATAACTTGCCTTCATTTGGAAAATATCTAGCAATCCATTAAGCTCAACATCTAGTAATTCAAAATCTCTAATACCACGTTGACTGCCTTTCTGCTCTGAGTAATGCAGattcttttctcttcatcttcattcCTAAATCAAGCAATATGTGAGCACAGTTGTGAATGCGTGCATCTTGTATGAAGGCAGGAGATAAACATGTCTCACCTTGGCAGCCTGGATGTCTCTCATGTAATAtcttagcagctctgtgagttTCAGCTCCTGGTCGGATGCCACTCTTCCCTCCACTTTCTGCAGGGgcacaaataaagacacatgGTGTGGCTACCACGATGTATGTATAAGTCAGGACAACTTTTTTTACAAAGTTTGTCGTAACTGAAGTTCTACTTACTCTGAGCTTCTCAAACAGGTCTGACAACTTCTCCAGGTGCCTGAGAAAAAAGTAAAGCCACATCATGAAAAACTCAATTAAGTCTTCGATAAAGACGTGAATTAAAACAATTGGCATATGAATTCATCCCAACCCAGCTTTAGAAAATCACCCATACAGGCACTGATTTGTTGGAATAGGTTAAAGCTATTAGTTAAAATAAGGCCAAAAGAGAACCATCGCTTACAATCTTCAACACCAAACTCTTTAAATAATACATTACACTCACTTCTTATTTGCTGTACTATCATCAGCAGAGAGACTGTTCAGAGTGGCAGAGACATGAATGTAATCATCCGCAAtatctgaaatgacagaaattagCAATCAAAACtcattcaaaaaacccatttTAACATGGTAATGTAAAAACCCTCTCATACTTTTGTGTGCGCGGgtcattttctctgctttggCAGTGGAATCTTTTATCTTGCTGTAGTAGTCGAGCAGGAACGTCTTCTCCTGCTCAAAAAAGTCATCAACTTCCTGtgtaggaaacaaacacaccgaCAGACAAAGGTAATTGAGGAAGTGGCTACAACATTGCCTCGGTAATGCTGTCATGCATATACTGTGAGCAGATCATGCAGAAGCCCCACCTTTATTCCTGAGATAAGGACCTCATCAGCTGACTTCACCATGTTTTTAAAGAATCCTCCAAACATTTCCTTGGCATTCTTTCTTCTCACAGTGAGCTAAAATGGCAGAATTTAGAAAGGATACAAGAGGAACCTGATTTATTTGTTCAAGCTTCTTATAAAATGTTGTGGGAACTGAAGTTATAAAATAGTCCACAAATACATGTAGCCTATGCTCTTTTATCAGACTAGTACCTACATATATAAAGTGTTTAGCTCTTAGCTGAGTTCTGTTAACAAACACCACAGCCACTGACTGACAAAGACTAACACAGATAAGCATAACTGCTGATCACAGCAGGATGTAAGCCATGTGTCACAAGTGTCCAGTAAACTCTACTTCCTCTCTTTCCAACCGACAACTCGGGAAAGGAAGTCAGCATTATGAGGAACTCACATCCTGGTCATACTCTAAGAAGATCTGGaagtttctgtctttgcttAAAATGGGGTGAGACGACAATCTCTGCAGGAAGACTTCATGCACTTGGACAGTTTTCTTGAACACAGCCAGGTATtccctgaaaagaaaaaaacagtgtaCATTACACAGACAATAGATACAGCaagaggatgtttttttgtaataattgaatgtttgtttgagtgTCACACTCACGCCTCCAGCTCCTGTTTCATTTTAGTGTACTCGTCCTTGGTCATAGTGGCTTCACCTTCCCCCAGTTTGTGCATCTTCTCTCTTGGGCTCTCAAAGTCAGGTTTTGGGGGCGCTGGAGGAATCTATGAATGATAAAGCAGGaaataaattactttaaagATTGATGATTCAGGTTAAATGGTCTTAATGCGTAATATACTATTAAACTTTTGTAAaaatatttctcaaaaacaTAACTGCTTGATTCTCTTGGAATTTACACATAACAAAAAATCTGTGAGCctgtgtttgaatttgaacaCAGGCGCCAAAGACAAATAGCGATATTACAGCCTCTGTCTATTCATGCGAGTCATGTCTGCAAGTAGTCCAACTCACTATTAGTCCAGCATAGTCCTCTGTCTCAACCAGAGTGTCATGTAGCCAGTTGAAGTCTTCATGCTGCCTGGGAACAGAGAATTCCGGCTTCTGGAAAGAGCTAAGTGTGGTCTGGGAACAGACCAgattttaaagtattttgtaAAGACAACTGTTAACATATCGGAAAATACCCTACTAGAATATTCTTAAGGTTAGGAGTAAATTTATGTGATGGAATGTGTCAGTGTTGAggtacaaacacattttttttacctttgtaTGGACAGTGAACTTGACTTTGTCCCTTTCACAGAGTGCATCGGGAATGTCAATGAGAAGAGAGGCATCATTGTTTAAATCCACAGACACAGAACGCATCTACGGAGAAAGAATACACCAAGGTTATCCAAAAAACACAGTTGGCTAATCTtatgtgtacacacaaaaaatatcACTTGTCATGCACAAATTTCTTGCCTCTTTGAAGTTgctttttaaactgtaaaaagtgGGACACCATGTGAGACACTAATCAAGCACATCTCATAGCTGTTGCATTTTGAATATTGGTTCAATAATACCAATAACTTCAATTCAATCCATCAGTATCCATAATTCACATAGATAACAGTATCATTAAAATCTTAATGTCTGGAGTCATCCCTAGCTTGACAATATACAAACAGTTCTTGTTCTGTTAGCAGCTACGATGTTGAGAGCCCAAGCCATCAGCCTCTATCTGATTCAACACCCACCAATCCTGACTGGGTACAACTTGGAAGCATGTCAGACGAGGAACAGTCTTAATTCACAGAGCTCAATCTCAATCCATAGAGCTCACtgatacaaaaaaataataaagtaacaGGGGCAGAATTCAGAAATGCCCAAAACTGTAGTGCTGCAATTCATTCTTCCATGAGTTTAGAGCTTGAAGTGTCTGGGGTGGTGTTGAGTTAAATGTCTGGAGGCAGTGAGGTTTGGATCAGTTGGCACAGACTCCAGCCCTGCTTTCCCTTAAGAGCTAGTTCCACACCCTTGCTGATCtgttatattataaaataaagaataaacatAGTCTTGACAATTTACTCTCTTGCTGGTGAAAGAATACACCTTACGCTCAGATCAGGTACACCCATCATGAAGAATATAATGCTCAGTGTTTGTGGTaatttttgaggctgtagtttgtagTCTTACCTCATTGATATAATATACATGGGatagacaaaatattagaaactcCTCTCAGTATTAACACAAtataattcaacagcagcacaaactacatcctccatAAATggccataaagttgaatcaacacctctcaaAAACGGAACCTGAAAATGTTAATCAACATGGCCATGATAAAGTTACCTCTGGGACACCTGTCAGAATGCTAACAATTTTAGCTCACTACAAGTCCGCTGAGTTGTCACAGGCCAGTTTGCTGCAGCCTGCACATTTCTGAAGTTTAATGGAGTAAAAAACGTAGTAGAGGAGATACCGTAAAGCCATACAGGCTGTGCTACCTTTCTGCAACTTTAACTATAGCCTATGTTGTCATTAATAATTAGCGTTCACCGTTACATGTCTTAACACGTTCAGTGAGTTAGGTAATATTAGCAAACAACACTTTTCTGCATGAATGCAGTTCGATATTACACGTTTAACGTTATCTACTTCTTGATAGCCTTATCGATAAAGCGTTAGCTAGCTTTAGCCAGAGGCTAGCGTTATGTGggcagaaaacaacacaagttAACGGCAATAACTTAGCCATAAAGCAACTGTTAGAGTTAGCTATAACGTTAGCTACCCTAATGCTACCAGGGCTCACTTTAGGTGCAGTTTACATGCCACGACCCATTTACTTACCTTTTCCTTATTGCTTTCGTCTATGGTGGATGTCATGATGGGACCGAAATCGACGGAATGGCAAGAGCAGGCCAACAACCCAAATAACAAAACTATATGCAGGAAGctctccctctgctgactgGTTAGCTGTCTGACGAGCTGTCAAATCGTTTTGTCGCCCTCATCCCGATGATGAAAGATTGAATCCCGCCTCAAAGTGAATTTGAGTGGACAATATCGACTTTACAAATGCTACGATTGGTTTTCAACCTAATCAATCATTCCACATTTATATTTGGGGTTTGAGATATAGGCTTTATGATAACTTCTTCTTAAACAGCaatgttacattttgttatcattaggcaaacaaacaaatgagacgTAATGAGCagaaaaagtaaatgaaagtaACTAAAATGAGTACCACAGAGTCAATAACCACACGGGTGTATTTCAATGACACGCTGCacattatgggtaatgtagtttATACCGTTACAATTGCAGTCTTTTGGAACCAGACCCGGAACTCACAGCTACGGAAGTGTGTGTAACAGAAGAGGCGCGCCGTGCAGAAACAGTTGTGTTCGTGAGGACTAGTTACTCTGGAACAAGTTGGGGCAAGTACCGTCAacaaaatgaaggcaaaaatCTTCAATGAACAGTAAAAGTATTGAAACCGCTGTACGTAAATGTAGTCAGGTAGCTAATAAGTTATAGTCTTCCAAGCTTGTAGTGTAAAAATCGCCAGAATGTTCAATCTTAAACGCGTGGTCTCCGTGGGAGGCATGATTGTGTCTCAAaccacctccctctctgtgagCAATTTCTCTACTTGCCATTGCCTAATATCCTCAAAGAGACACAGCCCGTACAGCTTAGTGGACAGTGAGCGCTACTCTTCTCTTGTGAAGTCTGTCATGTCATCCAGGGTCAGTTCCCAAACTCCCCAGACCCTCCAAGCGGAGGACGAGGACATTTATGGACCTGTTGTCAAAACTCAAACGCCCTCCTCAAGATCAGAGAGGGTACCAAAAACCATTCATCCCTTCTTACACTGCCAAGAGACTCCGGAAACAGAGGAGCCAGAGTCAGGACCTCCAGTCCGGATTGCGTTAAATTGGGGCCAAGGCAGGTCTTCCGTACCGAGTGTGACCCGCATTCTTCAACAGACGCTTTCCCCAGAGCAGATCTTCTACCTggagagatggaagaggaggatgatcGCAGAGCTTGGAGAGGAAGGCTTCAAAGAATACAGCCAGAGTGAGTTTTGTAACATCAGtgcaacctgctgctgtgtggtaACTGTAATCTGGGTATTGTGGGGTTTCAAGAGGCAGGACGAACTGAAAAGTGACCAAAAGTTGTTGTACTCATTCAGATTTATTCAGGCAAGGGAAGCTTTTCCATTCGGCTTTGGAGGACATTCTGACGTCAGGTGCAACAGGGAAGAGCAAAAATCCTTCAGAGGCACCAGAGTATCCACCTGCGGTACAGGGATACATGGAGAGCGTCTCTCACATACTGGAGGATGTCAAAGCAGTGAGAGCTATTGAAAGCACTGTGCAACACGACACGCTGAACTATCGGGGAATTGTGGACTGCGTGGCTCGCTACAGGTAAATATCCTGATGTGCAGACAAAGGAAGGCTTGAATTTTTCCATACCAGACTTGACTTTTCTCACTACCTTCGCTATACTCACAGCCCATTTTTGTCCGCAGGGGTGTACTATGTGTTATTGACTGGAAGACTTCAGAGAAGCCCAAACCATTCCTGAGCAACACATATGACAACCCTATTCAGGTGGCGGCATATACTGGGGCTTTGAACAATGACGGCAACTACAAATACCAGGTGATCCGCTGAGAGCCATGATGTGATGATCTTTTAATTCTCTGCTCTATTTGATTACTGTATGTCTGCCACAGTGTGTCACACACGACCTCATACCCCACTGATCTCTTCCTATTGCAGGTTGAAAGTGGACTCATTGTAGTAGCCTACAAGGATGGCTCACCTGCCCATGCTCATCAGTTGAGCCCTGAGCTGATGTTGGACTACTGGAAGACTTGGTTGCTTCGTGTGGAAGAGTTCACAGAACAGAGGTGAAGCAGTCAGAACAGTCTTTTCTAttactttcaaaataatgtcagtgctgtgtttgctttgtttgtaataaattgtggattttattcagaaataaatgcattcattgTGTTGATTATGTTGTTCTTAACCTGATCTCACCAATAGTATCTGCCTCCATAAACGAAACATGGGGTTATAAATATGCACATCATTTACATTGagattctttcttttcatttcagatcCAGTCATGCAGGTGCATCAGGAAAGAGATGAGATGGTGAAGAGAGATCTGCAAGGGCATGTCCATGAAGCAGGTTATTTCAGTTTAAGGCATCTTTCCCCTTTTCTACAAAGGCACATTAATTAGCTAACATTCTGAGAGTTACTTATCATTTTAGGGGACTTCTTCTGTGGGGTATTTAAAAATCTTTGAATCCAAACCAGACTTC includes these proteins:
- the mgme1 gene encoding mitochondrial genome maintenance exonuclease 1, with translation MFNLKRVVSVGGMIVSQTTSLSVSNFSTCHCLISSKRHSPYSLVDSERYSSLVKSVMSSRVSSQTPQTLQAEDEDIYGPVVKTQTPSSRSERVPKTIHPFLHCQETPETEEPESGPPVRIALNWGQGRSSVPSVTRILQQTLSPEQIFYLERWKRRMIAELGEEGFKEYSQNLFRQGKLFHSALEDILTSGATGKSKNPSEAPEYPPAVQGYMESVSHILEDVKAVRAIESTVQHDTLNYRGIVDCVARYRGVLCVIDWKTSEKPKPFLSNTYDNPIQVAAYTGALNNDGNYKYQVESGLIVVAYKDGSPAHAHQLSPELMLDYWKTWLLRVEEFTEQRSSHAGASGKR
- the snx5 gene encoding sorting nexin-5, whose amino-acid sequence is MTSTIDESNKEKMRSVSVDLNNDASLLIDIPDALCERDKVKFTVHTKTTLSSFQKPEFSVPRQHEDFNWLHDTLVETEDYAGLIIPPAPPKPDFESPREKMHKLGEGEATMTKDEYTKMKQELEAEYLAVFKKTVQVHEVFLQRLSSHPILSKDRNFQIFLEYDQDLTVRRKNAKEMFGGFFKNMVKSADEVLISGIKEVDDFFEQEKTFLLDYYSKIKDSTAKAEKMTRAHKNIADDYIHVSATLNSLSADDSTANKKHLEKLSDLFEKLRKVEGRVASDQELKLTELLRYYMRDIQAAKDLLYRRARALADYENSNKALDKARLKSKDIPQAEEHQQQCLQKFDKLSESGKKELTSFKGRRVVAFRKNLIEMAELEIKHAKNNVTLLQGCIDLLKSN